TCTGgtgtgattttgtttatttactgtctGATCAGTTGTGGGATTTCTTTTTGCAATTCATCAGTAGTTTGGGTtgcttattgttttgtttggggcaatctgtttattttgggaatttattgtaattattcaATTTCCATTTGGGATGGGAACTGCTCAATTTGAGCCCTCCCTtatatgtgtttaaaatgtattaattatgaTTAACTGTTGAGTTAATATATCTGGCCAGAGAccctttaattttaaatcaaattgtttACCTTCAGTTTATTAATTGATCATTCTTCAGTTGGTAATGTAATGTGATATTGTCTGTTTTCTTTAACCGTGAGCCCTCCTAAAGACTTTTAACTTTCCCCAGAGCTGAAGGCCAACGGTGCTGGTGGTGGTCCCCCGGGTGGTGGTGATccctatgtgtgtctgtgtgtgtgtaagatccCCGTTCAAGATTACTTTCTGTGCTCATCACGTTTTTCTGTGTGATTGGGGTGCTCTCCTTTCTTTTTGGACGTCACTTTCCCTGTTGATCCCTCCTCCAGCCGGTAAGCCTCGTAACCCCCCCTTTCTCGAGTTGGGCTCTCGGATCacttttacccttttttttttccacagcaaaCCTTATGCTCCTTttcataaataaagttttgtatGTAATCATTGAATTCcgtctcctgctctctctgagTGAACGAACCTAAGTGACCTTTTGTAAATGGTGGTAATTGAGCTTTAAAACGGGTCCTTGCGCCCTAACCCAAGGTGCCGTTGTCGGTAAAAAGATTTTCTGATCCATAACTTAGTAGTAACCCTCGTGTCGCCACACTATCATGTTGTTAGAGATACAAATACAATGCAAAAGGGTTATAATGCATACAGTAGCTGGTTCTACAACTCAGATTTCAAAAGTGTTGGGACACTTTGCACAACATGAAACAGAAGGCATCAAATTTAAaatttgtgtatatatttactttACTCACAGCATATTatacaaatatgaaaaaaaggtGCAGATAATCTGCTGCAAATGGGGAACAAAGACAGAATATGGGGCATTCAGGATAGCATCATTGTGGAGAAACACATGAaaccattattttattttttaattttttaagctTACCAATGTATTATTGAATTTAGTTTCAGTGAAAAATCATAACTATTTAAACCAGTTACTAATAATAACCCAACTGATAAGTGCATATAATATCATGAATAAAATTAATGTACTATGTTATGAATGTACCCATTTTAGGGATCACACTCTAATAATGTTGTTACTGTATGGTGGTGCATAATGATAAGACAATAACCTGACTAAATTGTAATAGCAATAtttgaaaacaattaaaatcaaaagaaagaaaaaagtgctAAATAAAACAATAGAATATTTAAATGTGGTTAATCATTTGCTAGTTAAATACACTTAAAATCACCAAATGGTCCAAAAACTTGCCACAGCCAAATAAGATACAATGCTGGAGAAAGTGTAACACTTTAATTGGCTGTGCTTATTCTTTAGAGCTCAGTggcaggaataaaaaaaagataaaacatctatcttttttgtataaaaaaaccaccaacaaaaacatataaacatgcTGTTAATGCAAACATACAAATACCTAACAGTACTGTTAAAAATTTGTCATAATATGCACCTTTATAGTTGAAGAATGGGGATCAAATATTTTCAGATTGAGAATGAGATAAAAGCATTTCTTAAACCAAGGATAAGAGAAAGCATAAATAATTGGGTTTAATGTTGAATTGAAGTAACCCAACCAAACAAATGCTTCAAAGATGGCAGCAGGTGTACTGAAGCCAGTGTAGGCATCAATTATAGAATTTATAAAAAAGGGCATCCAGCAAATGATGTATACACCAAGCACAATACCCAGAGTCTTTGCAGCCTTATGCTCAGACTGTTTAATCAACCCACCTCTAACTCTGTCATTACAACAATTGCTCATATCTCCAATTTTTCTCACATGCTCTTTCGCCACAATAAATATTTTGGTGTACAGACACACCATCACAGTGCATGGAAAGAAAAAGCATATAATAGCGTCCAGGATTCCCCAAAGAGGGTTAAAGAGAAGGTTACAACTGCCGAGACAGTATATTGATGCTATATAATCCTCTAACCCTGCATTGTTGGCCTTTGAGTAAAGTAAACCATAAGAGAAAACAGCAGCCAGTGTCCAGCTGGCACATACCATAACCCAGGCCACTGACATTGTGATATTCCTAGAGTAATGCAGAGGATTGCATATAGCTTGTTGTCTGTCTACAGCAATACAGATTAGGTGGAAAATAGAAAGAGtggtaaaaaacacatcaaaactgGAGTGCAGCAGACAGAAGTCATCACCATAGAACCAGCAGCCGTGAACAGTTCGAATGGCACTGAAAGGCATCACAATGACACCCACAAGAAGGTCCACAAGAGCAAGAGAAAGAATAAGCACATTGGTAGGATTATGCAACTGCTTGAAATGGCCTATTGACACAACGACAACAGAGTTCCCTATAATGGTAACCAGCATAcctaaaacaaacaaccaatAGAGGACAACTCTGACCCCCTCACTGAACTCTGCCTTAACACAAGAAGCATTAGAGCCTGGAAAACAGTACTGCTCTGGAGAAAGGCCAGACGTCATCATAAAGCTAAAAAGGTATGCCAAAACCTCAACAGAGGTATGCAGGCCTGTGCTAGGGGCAAACACTGGTAATGTAACAAAGACACAGCATAGACACCTCCTACAAATATGACATACTTGGCCGTCCAATCAGAGGGTCTATTATCAATGTACACAACAGCCAATCACACAATATTCTGTGTTGTGGCAAACTTAACAAACTGCAGGTTATTTCATACTTTGAATCCTTCCCCTGTGAAGTTAAATAGCCATAATATGGCAAAATTGCAGTACTAGTAAATtaagtaaaacagaaaatagatgataacaATGAATTTCTGTGTAATACCACTTAATAGgatgtcaataaaataattatcatgGAGCAGGCATCAATTTGGATATTATGATCACCCACGCCCACAGCAAGCTCCTGCTTTACCAGTGCTGAACCAGTGTTCCCTCTGCCTTCataccccttttccaccaacaCAACCCTAGTTTGTCTGCTGGGGGATGGGTTGGTGGGTAGATTTACAAACCGACtatgatttatttgatttaagtCCTTGCTTAAGTTATAGTTATATTAGTTATAGACTCTGAACTAGCCCTGGAAACGCTTTGGTCAAAAAAGGGGAACAGAGATGCTCTCGTTGTAGAAAAAGAGCCGGAGTGAGGGTCTGGGAGAGGATCAAGGTGGACTGGGAAGTGAAATCTCTCCTCCAAACGAACATTTCCATATTACTGGGCCAGGACACCCCATCACTGCCCCTTCCCCTCCTACAGCTGTTCATCCACAGCCAGGAACTCACAGCTTCCTGCAAACCCCCAATTTAACCACCATCATGGGAAAGCAGGCTCCAGAGAAGCAAAGCCAGTGAACCTGATCACATAAACCCCAGAATGCTTGTGTGTGCTGGACAGCTGGCAGCTGCTCTTCAATCTCACCTTGAGGTTGAAGAAGATGCCCACTCTCTTGAAGACGTCCTGCATTGTTCCGGTCCCGATTTGGAGCCATAGCCTAATCTCAAACCAATTCCTTATGTTTCGACAGCCAAAGAACCTGCTCGTTGTAAAAAGCTGtttgtggaaaagcaaacaggttctgaagGGGTTGGCAAGCAACTGCAAACCAGCTCCAGCATGATTTGTGTTGGTCGAAAAGTTGCTCTTGGAGAATGATTTGGTGCCATTCTTTGTTCAGGACTGTGTTTTTAGGCAAAACTGTGGGTGAACCCACTCCCTTGGGTGAGAAGCAACCCCAGACGTGAATGGTCTCAGGATGCTTCACTGTTGGCATGACACAGGGCTGATTGTAGTGCTCACCTTTTCTTCTTCAAACAAGCCTATTTCTGAATGCCCCAAGGAATTGAAAAGGGGATTCATCAGAGAAAATGGCTTTACCCCAGTCCTCAGAAGTCCAATCCCTGTACCTTTTACAGAATATCAGtctgtcactgatgtttttcctGGAGAGAAGTAGCTGCTTTGCTGCCCATCTTGAGACCAGGCCATCCTCCAAAAGTCTTCACCTCATTGTGCATGCAGATGCCCTCACACCTGCCTACTGCCATTCCTGAGCAAGCTCTGCACTGCTTGGGCCCCACTCCCACAGCTGAGTCAACTCTAGGAGACATCCTGGCGCTTGCTGGACTGTCTTCGGTGCCCTGTAACTTCTTCACAACAATTGAACCTCTCACCTTGAAGTTCTTGATGATACGATAAATGGTGAATGAATGGGTAGATAAACTGAAACACACTGGCAGCCTTTTTATGgaagtgaaagtgaaatgtaatgAAACAGTGAGCGACCATTGAATGGGCAGGACAACGTACTAGAAGGTAGAAAATGGCCTTACTGATAAGCACTGATCCAAACATCCATTCAAGAGTCTGACTTCAGCCAAATCGGTTGTATGAGCAGGGGAAGAATGGGGAACTTGGTTGTGAAGCCGTTTTTGTGCAAAGCAATGatgactgtgtgttttcttgccGGTAACCATGATTGAACAGAGGAAGAACAATgatttaaagcattttcatGGTAAAGAGGGACTGCAAATAAATGCAATTCATCTGATTACTCTTCAGAGAAAAATTAGCCAGCTAGCCCTCTTAGCATTAGAAAGTTCAAATGTCTTTAACAGGTGAGCCTTAAGTGCTGCATACTTATTCTCTGCAAGGGGGATTTTTCAGTTGACTAACCACTCTGTAGTGTCGCCCCTTGGCATCTCAACAGCAACCAAAGTAGTATTTGGCGGTGTCCGCGCTAATCTCCCGCAGCATGAACTGTGCCTCGGCCTGAGCAAACCAAACTATAGTCGACGATTCCCAGAATTTCagagaaatgatatgacttgatttgctcaAGTCATGTTGGGCGACtcctccaagaatcgccaccttatcgtggtggaggggtttgtgtgctccagtgatcctgggagctgtgttgtcgggagcaatagctcctggtagggtctcccatggcaaagtggtcccaggggaggggccagattAAGAGCGATTCAAAAAGACCTCTATGAAGCAGACCATAAAAGACCAGCTcacctcgcccggcacgggtaaaccggggcccgggaggggagcacgcaggcgagTGTCGGGTGGCCGGGCTTTTGTCCATAGGGCCCGGCCGGGCTAAGCCCGAAGAAGCTACATggatccgccgacctgtgggcccaccccccgcagattagggcataggggtcgggtgcagtgtgagtcgggcagcaggcgaaggcgggtacctgggcgtgctgacccccggctccagcggctagctctggggacgtggaacgtcaccttgctggcggggaaggagcctgAGCTTGTGTGGGAGGTGGAGTGTTAccaactagaaatagttgggctcacctccacacatagcgtgggctctggaaccaaactcctggagagaggctggactctctccttttccagagttgcccagggtgagaggcgccgggcgggtgtggggatactcacaagcccccggctgagcgccgctttGTTGGaattctccccgaggaacgagagggtcgcctcctagcggctgcaagtcgcgaggagaaggtctctgactgttgtctgtgccaatgcaccgaacagcagttcggagtacccggccttcttggagtctctgggtggtgtcctggaaggggtaccgcctggagactctatagttcttctgggagacttcaacgctcacgtgggcaacgatgatggtacctggaggggggtgattgggaggaacagCCTGCCCAatctgaacccgagtggtgttttgttattggacttctgtgctagtcacggattgtccataacgaacaccatgttcgaacatagagttgctcataagtgtacctggtaccagagcactctaggccaaagatcgatgatcgatttcattatcgtgtcatcagatctgcggccgcatgttctggacactcgggtgaagagaggagcagagctgtcaactgatcaccacctggtggtgagttggatcaggtggcgggggaggatgctggacagacctggcaacccaaacgtgtagtgagggtgtgctgggaacgtctagcggaggcccttgtctgcagggtcttcaactcacacctccggaagaatttctccaacatcccgggtgaggctggggacatggagtccgagtgggccatgttcaaagcctcaattgttgatgcggctggtaggagctgtggcctgaaggccgtcggtgcttgtcgtggcggcaacccaagaacccgctggtggacagcagcggtgagggaggccaccaagctgaagaaggaggcctttcggtcttggctggccgaggggtctctggaatcagcagacaggtaccgttcggccagaagggctgcagctgcggcagttgctgaagcaaaaactcgatgggaggaattcggggaggccatggaggaggactttcggtcggcctcaaagaggttctggaaaaccgccGGGCGTCTCCGGaaggaaagcagggcttggcccaagctgacccgacctgtggatgtcgtcagacggtggaaagagcactttgaggaactcctcaATCCAGCCAACAtgtcctctgtagaggaggcagagtctgaagactcaggggaagactcaccagtatccctggcagaggtcgccaaggtagtcaaaaagctacccggcggcaaggcgccagggttggatgagattcgcccgagatgctgaaggctctggacactgttgggctgtcatggttgacagtcctcttcagtgtcgcgtggaggtctgggacagtgccagtggagtggcagacgggggtggtggttcccattttcaaaaagggaccagagggtgtgttccaattaccgttagtttgcccatccagtcttcatgtgttttgtggacttggagaaggcctacgactgtgtccctcggggagtcttgtggggggtactgcgggaatatggggtaccgggctcgttgctacgagctatccggtccctatataaccaaagtgagagctgtgtccgcatacttggcacaacgtcaaacacgttcccagtgggtgttggcctccgccagggctGCCCCTTGTCTCccattctgtttgtggttttcatggacaggatctcaaggcgcagccggggggaggaagggatttggtttggtgacctaagaattgcatctctgctttttgcagatgatgtggttcttttggcttcatcaagccgggacctccagcactcgttggggcggtttgtagccgagtgcgaagcggttgggatgagagtctgaggccatggttctctgccgtaAAACGGTGGACTGTCCACtgtgggtggggagagaggtactgcctcaagcgaaggagttcaagtatctcggggtcttgttcacgagtgagggtagaacggagcgtgagatggacaggcggtttggtgcggcgtcagcagtgatgcgggcatTGTActggaccgtcgtggtgaagaaggagctgagccggaaggcaaagctctcgatttaccggtccatttacgttccaaccctcacctatggtcatgaactttgggtagtgaccgaaagagcaaggtcgcggatacaagcagctgaaatgtgcttcctccgtagggtggctgggctcagccttagagatagggtgaggagctcagacatccggagggagctcggagtagagtcgctgctccttctcctctaaaggagtcagctgaggtggtttgggcatctggtaaggatgcctcccgggcgcctcccgttagaggagttccaggtccaactggtaggaggccccggggaagacccagaacacggtggagggattatatctctcttctggcctgggaacgcctcggggtcccccaggaggagctggacgttgtggctggggagagggatgtctggaatgccctgcttagcctgctgcccccgcgacccggccccggataatctgaagaaaatggatggatggatggatgttggggcaccatctgtaaaacagaaaaacagaaccaattcacctaaatcagtctcataaagttactaaactacctatttggaacactgattagtaattatgaatataattattatcaaattaccatatttatacttagtagtggttgaaggaattgtgatttttttttccatagaaGAGGTTAGAATATCATTCACAGTGTACAACAATGaatagacagcatttgtatattccaaaaagatatttattctaattaaacaagtaaaagcaaataaaagtacACATCTATGGAGTATCGAGTTCTACAAAGAGTCTAATCTAGTGTAGGCTTACAAAAGAGGGTAAAGTGTtacttgtgagtgtgtgtgtgtgtgcgtgtgtgtgtgtgtgtgtgagctgctacaaaactgtgtctttgttacagccaatttaaagtataatgtaattaaataagtgtgtgagcaaatcaaaggtTACTAAAGTTAGTTGCATTTAAGACTGACTATCTGTAtgaagcaagattaacatacaactctGTACATTGTACTTCATACATTGGGTAGCTAAATAGGACCTCCCTGACAAAGTTAAGTAGACAAAAATATCCTCAAAAGCTTGACATCATGTTGAGATCGAAAGAAATTCAGGAACAAATgagtaagaaaataaattagatcTATCATTCTGGAAAAGTTTAAAGCTAAAACTAAAGCTGTGAGAGCCATTATCCACAGTGGCCGGCCAACCACAATTACCCCAAGGGCGCAGTGACAACTCATCCAAGATGAGCCTGCATAGCAGAGTTCCGAGACGAAAACCACTGCTGAGCAAAAAGAACATAAAGGCTTGTCTCAGTATTGCCAAAAATCATATTGATGATCCCCAAGACTTTTGGGAAAATACTCTGTGGACTGACGAGACACAGTTGAGCTTTTTGGAAGGTTTGTGTCCCATTTCATCTGTAACACAGATGAACACAGTGTTTCAGAAAAAGAACATCATACCAACAGTAAAATATGGTGGTGGTAGTTTGATGGTCTGGGACCGTTTCTCTGTTTCAAGACCTGAAAGTCTACCAGAAATATGGAGAATGGAGAATGCCCAGCCTTCTGTTCGTGACCTCAAGCTGAAGCGAATTTCGGTTCTGCAACAGGACAATGATCCAAAACACCAGCAGGTCCACCTCTGAATgactgaagaaaaataaaaaagaagaatataGAGTGGCGTAGTCAAAGTCCTGAATTAAATCCTATTGTGATGCTGTGGCAGACCATAAAAAGGTGGTTCATAAGTCTCATTGCATGCAGACGACCTACTTCTGTTTGTTTCAAAACCAACGACTTCTCTACCGGAAGCCCTCACTATCTTAGACAATTTCAGTCAATTTTCAGGATataaactcaatttaaataaaagcgAACTATTCCCTATTAATAAAGAAGCTCTCAAACTTAACTATACTGATCTCCCATTAAAGGTGGTGAAAGATCACTTTAATTACCTCGGAATTTGTGTCACTAGAGaatttaaaaacctatttaaataaaattttctcGCTTTATTTGATCaggcaaaacatattttatcaaAATGGTCTCCTTTGTCTCTGTCCCTTATTGGAAGAATAAACTCTATTAAAATCACTTTGCTTCCAAAGTTCCTCTACTTATTTCAATGTCTTCCCATTCTCAtccccaaatcattttttagAGCCCTTGACTCATGAATGACTTCTTATATTTGGAATGGTAAACACCCTC
This is a stretch of genomic DNA from Centropristis striata isolate RG_2023a ecotype Rhode Island chromosome 4, C.striata_1.0, whole genome shotgun sequence. It encodes these proteins:
- the LOC131969830 gene encoding trace amine-associated receptor 13c-like; protein product: MTSGLSPEQYCFPGSNASCVKAEFSEGVRVVLYWLFVLGMLVTIIGNSVVVVSIGHFKQLHNPTNVLILSLALVDLLVGVIVMPFSAIRTVHGCWFYGDDFCLLHSSFDVFFTTLSIFHLICIAVDRQQAICNPLHYSRNITMSVAWVMVCASWTLAAVFSYGLLYSKANNAGLEDYIASIYCLGSCNLLFNPLWGILDAIICFFFPCTVMVCLYTKIFIVAKEHVRKIGDMSNCCNDRVRGGLIKQSEHKAAKTLGIVLGVYIICWMPFFINSIIDAYTGFSTPAAIFEAFVWLGYFNSTLNPIIYAFSYPWFKKCFYLILNLKIFDPHSSTIKVHIMTNF